A window of Nicotiana tabacum cultivar K326 chromosome 24, ASM71507v2, whole genome shotgun sequence contains these coding sequences:
- the LOC142177944 gene encoding uncharacterized protein LOC142177944: MVEERRSVLRGCIKTSRGPWLVHKTTKDGNVVTRFRYPSDRERQKNKQREQKRRAMTHKIFAGLRAHGNYKLPKHADTNDLLMALCDEAGWHVEEDGTIYRKEKNPVKDMPRLVDVDSAQVSMKDPIKDSDYCKCEDQIKDGDYCKCDVDMNVAETETARLEGSLTPSADAFSVNLNLSLSS, encoded by the exons ATGGTTGAAGAGAGAAGAAGTGTTCTTAGAGGGTGCATTAAAACCAGCAGAGGACCATGGTTGGTTCACAAAACCACCAAAGACGGCAACGTGGTGACAAGGTTCCGGTATCCTTCGGATAGGGAGAGGCAGAAAAACAAGCAAAGAGAACAAAAACGTCGAGCTATGACACACAAGATCTTTGCTGGACTGAGGGCTCATGGAAACTACAAACTGCCCAAGCATGCTGACACGAATGATCTTCTCATGGCTCTGTGTGACGAAGCTGGTTGGCATGTTGAAGAAGATGGCACCATTTATAGGAAGGAGAAG AATCCGGTGAAGGACATGCCAAGATTGGTTGATGTAGATTCTGCTCAAGTCTCTATGAAAGATCCAATTAAGGATTCAGATTACtgtaagtgtgaagatcaaattAAAGATGGAGACTATTGTAAATGTGATGTTGACATGAATGTGGCGGAAACTGAGACAGCTCGTCTAGAAGGCTCACTCACCCCATCTGCTGATGCGTTTAGCGTCAATTTGAATTTATCACTATCTTCCTAA